A genomic segment from Microbacterium sp. SORGH_AS_0428 encodes:
- a CDS encoding Hsp20/alpha crystallin family protein, with protein MAAYDSLRDLERMANTFFDTARRGPRQMPMDLYRDGDHYVLTADLPGIDPGSVDVDIDGQLLTIRAERTLSAGDGVTWITRERTSGTFLRQLSLGQGLDTEKISASYRNGVLSVTIPVSEKAKPRKVEIATGDDAPALQVSESQS; from the coding sequence ATGGCTGCATACGACTCGCTCCGTGACCTGGAGCGCATGGCGAACACGTTCTTCGACACCGCGCGGCGCGGGCCTCGGCAGATGCCGATGGACCTCTACCGTGACGGCGACCACTACGTCCTGACCGCCGACCTGCCGGGCATCGACCCCGGATCGGTCGACGTCGACATCGACGGTCAGCTACTCACCATCCGCGCCGAGCGCACGCTGTCGGCCGGTGACGGAGTCACCTGGATCACGCGTGAGCGGACGTCGGGCACGTTCCTGCGTCAGCTGAGCCTCGGGCAGGGGCTCGACACCGAGAAGATCTCGGCGAGCTACCGCAACGGCGTACTGAGCGTCACGATCCCCGTCAGCGAGAAGGCCAAGCCGCGCAAGGTCGAGATCGCCACGGGTGACGACGCCCCCGCGCTGCAGGTTTCGGAGTCGCAGAGCTGA
- a CDS encoding helix-turn-helix transcriptional regulator, with amino-acid sequence MPPRSDFEPPRRKTVLFIGAVHPPSREEPVIANELGDFLRARRQDSALAPGHGSPGARRTPGLRREEVATRAGISVDYYIRLEQGRESHPSDAVITALAHALALSQDAARHLARLRDVDPAPAEPTFDADLVPRMSALVAAVRPQPAYVLDRLSTIVAANEEGMSLYAGLAELPPAQRNTCRYLLTDPRARETFLDWEELARGAVAHLRAANVDRLDDPRLDDLVRELGAKSPQFAAWWGGHIVERRRGATTRIRGRDGIVVERSYEILHLPDDAVRLTMWLPPAA; translated from the coding sequence ATGCCTCCACGTTCGGACTTCGAGCCGCCCCGGCGGAAGACCGTACTGTTCATAGGAGCGGTCCACCCACCCAGCCGAGAGGAGCCGGTCATCGCGAACGAACTCGGCGACTTCCTCCGCGCTCGCCGTCAGGACAGCGCGCTCGCGCCCGGGCACGGCTCCCCCGGCGCCCGACGCACCCCGGGCCTGCGTCGGGAAGAGGTCGCGACCCGCGCCGGGATCAGCGTCGACTACTACATCCGGCTCGAGCAGGGGCGCGAATCCCACCCGAGCGACGCCGTGATCACCGCCCTCGCCCACGCGCTCGCGTTGTCGCAGGATGCGGCGCGACACCTCGCGCGGCTTCGCGACGTCGACCCCGCTCCGGCGGAGCCGACCTTCGACGCGGATCTCGTCCCGCGGATGTCGGCGCTCGTCGCAGCCGTCCGCCCGCAGCCCGCGTACGTGCTCGACCGGCTCAGCACGATCGTCGCGGCGAACGAGGAGGGCATGTCGCTGTACGCCGGGCTCGCCGAGCTTCCGCCGGCGCAGCGAAACACGTGCCGCTACCTGCTGACCGACCCGCGCGCCCGCGAGACGTTCCTCGACTGGGAGGAGCTCGCCCGCGGCGCCGTCGCCCACCTCCGCGCGGCGAACGTCGACCGCCTCGACGATCCTCGACTGGACGATCTCGTACGCGAGCTCGGGGCGAAGAGTCCGCAGTTCGCCGCGTGGTGGGGCGGGCACATCGTCGAGCGGCGCCGGGGCGCGACCACCCGCATCCGGGGGCGGGACGGCATCGTCGTCGAGCGGAGCTACGAGATCCTCCACCTGCCGGACGACGCCGTGCGCCTGACGATGTGGCTCCCGCCGGCGGCGTGA
- a CDS encoding methyltransferase domain-containing protein, whose amino-acid sequence MSTYTHGHHESVLRSHRWRTAENSAAYLLPFLGPDDRLLDVGAGPGTITVDLADRVAHVTATEIGEDEAALTRATVRERGAGNVDVRIADVHALPFDDDSFDVTHAHQVLQHIADPAQALRELARVTRPGGIIAVRDADFSGFAWWPQLPQLERWLELYQAAARANGGEPDAGRRLLSWARAAGLTDISASSSTWCYARADERMWWGDLWADRIRQSALARQLESGPDTDADELDRIAAGWREWAASDDGWFSLLHGEIICRVS is encoded by the coding sequence ATGTCCACCTATACCCACGGTCACCACGAATCAGTCCTGCGATCGCACCGCTGGCGTACCGCCGAGAACTCCGCCGCCTACCTCCTGCCGTTCCTCGGACCCGACGACCGGCTGCTGGATGTGGGCGCGGGCCCCGGCACGATCACGGTCGATCTCGCGGACCGCGTGGCCCACGTGACCGCCACCGAGATCGGCGAGGACGAGGCTGCGCTGACCCGTGCGACCGTCCGAGAGCGGGGAGCCGGGAACGTCGACGTGCGGATCGCAGACGTGCACGCTCTGCCCTTCGACGACGACTCGTTCGACGTGACGCACGCCCATCAGGTGCTGCAGCACATCGCGGATCCGGCGCAGGCGCTGCGGGAGCTCGCGCGGGTCACCCGGCCCGGCGGAATCATCGCGGTGCGCGACGCCGACTTCTCCGGGTTCGCGTGGTGGCCGCAGCTGCCCCAACTGGAGCGCTGGCTGGAGTTGTATCAGGCGGCGGCGCGTGCCAACGGCGGCGAGCCGGATGCCGGCCGACGCCTCCTCTCCTGGGCGCGGGCGGCAGGACTCACCGACATCAGCGCGTCGTCGAGCACGTGGTGCTACGCGCGCGCCGACGAGCGGATGTGGTGGGGCGATCTGTGGGCGGACCGCATCCGCCAGTCCGCTCTGGCGCGTCAGCTGGAGAGCGGCCCCGACACCGACGCCGACGAGCTCGACCGGATCGCCGCCGGGTGGCGTGAGTGGGCCGCATCCGATGACGGCTGGTTCTCGCTCCTGCACGGCGAGATCATCTGCCGCGTGTCCTGA